Below is a genomic region from Deltaproteobacteria bacterium.
TCTTACCGCACTCTCGATATCATAGGCATTCAGGTCTTCAAACTTGGTCTTCGCGATTTCCTCCACTTGCTCCCGCGTGACCTCGCCCACCTTTTCCCGATTCGGCTCACTTGACCCCTTAGCGATCTTGGCGGCCTGCTTCAACAGAACGGAGGCCGGCGGCGTCTTTGTGATAAAAGAGAAGGACCTATCCGCATAAATCGTAATAACCACAGGAATAATAGTCCCCATTTGGTCCTGGGTTCTAGCATTGAAGGCCTTGCAAAACTCAGCGATATTGACGCCGTGCTGTCCCAGTGCCGGTCCGATGGGAGGAGAAGGATTCGCCTGTCCCCCTTTTACTTGAAGTTTCACCGTACCGATAATCTTCTTGGCCATTACCAACCCCTTCAAATCTTGTTAACTTGAATGAAATCCAATTCAACCGGAGTCGAGCGCCCGAATATAGTAATCAACACCCTGAGTTTTTCTTTGTCAGGTTTAACCTCTTCAACCACGCCTTGAAAATTGTTGAAAGGCCCGTCGATGACCCTCACTTCGTCTCCTTCCTCGAAGTGATATTTCGGCTTTGGTTTACTGATTCCTTCTTCAATCTGCTGAAGGATGCGCTCTGCTTCATGGTCGGGGACGGGTGCCGGCATTTCTCCCCCCCCCACAAACCCGGTCACCTTGGCCGTATTTCTCACCGTATGCCAGGTTTCTTCGTTCAACTCCATTTGGACCATGATGTACCCGGGATAGAACTTCCTGGAAGAGGTCTTTTTCTGTCCCTTTCTCAGCTCGACCACCTTTTCCGTCGGGACGATGATCTTGCCGAAAAGGTCCTCCTGCCCCAGAGCCTTCACCCGTTCTTCCAGATTGGCCTTAACCTTGTGCTCAAATCCGGAATAGGTATGTACAATGTACCATTTCAGAGCCACATCGACCCTCTCGAATAAATTGAATTGTGGCAAGTATGCTTATTTAGCTGATAATATTCTTAATAATTTTTATCAATCCAAAATCTATAATCCAAAGAAAGAAAGCCACTATTAATACCAACAAAATCACAACTGTCGTGGATGCCATCAATTCCTTCCGGGTAGGCCACTTCACCTTTTTGAGTTCCATTCTGGATTCCCTGAGGAACTGTGCAACCGTGTTGGCATACTTAAGAAGGGATTTTTTTGATTCCTTTCGCTTCTCCGGTTCCCTTTTTACAGCCGTCGGCGTAACGGTCTTTCCTCCTTCAATGCTTTTAAGATCCCCCGCCGACTGGATCTGAGCGGCCCGGGTTTTTCCGTTGGAATTCCTTTTTCGACTCCCTTTCTTTTTTTTCTTATTACTGGGCTTTTTCATCTTCCAAAAAGGTTCCCTTTATGGGCTTTGACAGGCCGACTGCCGCCCCTTCTTCATGATCCCTTAAAGCAATAATTGGCAGGCCAGGAGGGATTCGAACCCCCAACACCCGGATTTGGAGTCCGGTGCTCTAGCCGTTAGAG
It encodes:
- the rplK gene encoding 50S ribosomal protein L11 codes for the protein MAKKIIGTVKLQVKGGQANPSPPIGPALGQHGVNIAEFCKAFNARTQDQMGTIIPVVITIYADRSFSFITKTPPASVLLKQAAKIAKGSSEPNREKVGEVTREQVEEIAKTKFEDLNAYDIESAVRIIEGTARSMGIKIV
- the nusG gene encoding transcription termination/antitermination protein NusG, translated to MALKWYIVHTYSGFEHKVKANLEERVKALGQEDLFGKIIVPTEKVVELRKGQKKTSSRKFYPGYIMVQMELNEETWHTVRNTAKVTGFVGGGEMPAPVPDHEAERILQQIEEGISKPKPKYHFEEGDEVRVIDGPFNNFQGVVEEVKPDKEKLRVLITIFGRSTPVELDFIQVNKI
- the secE gene encoding preprotein translocase subunit SecE, whose translation is MKKPSNKKKKKGSRKRNSNGKTRAAQIQSAGDLKSIEGGKTVTPTAVKREPEKRKESKKSLLKYANTVAQFLRESRMELKKVKWPTRKELMASTTVVILLVLIVAFFLWIIDFGLIKIIKNIIS